The following coding sequences are from one Lolium rigidum isolate FL_2022 chromosome 6, APGP_CSIRO_Lrig_0.1, whole genome shotgun sequence window:
- the LOC124668572 gene encoding F-box protein At5g49610-like — MEKGKDVTVFDDLPESVIIGEILVRLSAQDVLRCRAVRKSWRHETSTKNFLLAHNRRQPSLPIINLFKRTNEGHDCLFNVFNDSSSTTIDHKLCGRTVLRCPNTEFHKEGPDVHAACDGLFILSFGENTRLFYVCNPTTRQLAPLPPLHEHQLPNRRIQIAALYKHQPCGEYRVLYSIWTKNEDEPTSNVDLYVLVVGSNDPRKIGQLPVSLELLKGLRCCWNAPVLHHGNLHWDLMGRYFGDAKKNILVFDIVFETFRWIHPPADKYLWKSLLEMNNVLAMWCSRNWINIDIYIMQDYTCEVWTLTHQINIFELGGSPSLHYTKSRVLKIVMLNERELLIQLSNRIILHCDIDGKFLGKIECDGVEDNCMDITPYHFRENIVPFPFFDMQDDSGNNVMLGGDNDVHIMAIEYIQSFIES, encoded by the coding sequence ATGGAAAAGGGAAAAGATGTGACTGTATTTGATGACTTACCTGAGTCAGTCATCATTGGAGAGATCCTGGTAAGGTTATCGGCTCAAGACGTTCTTCGATGCCGTGCTGTTCGTAAGTCATGGCGTCATGAAACCTCCACCAAAAACTTCCTCCTCGCCCACAATCGCCGCCAACCTTCTCTCCCAATTATCAACCTCTTCAAGAGAACCAATGAAGGGCATGATTGCCTTTTCAATGTCTTCAATGACTCCAGTTCTACAACCATCGATCACAAGCTCTGTGGGCGGACCGTCCTGCGGTGTCCTAACACAGAGTTTCATAAAGAAGGTCCAGATGTCCATGCTGCTTGTGATGGCCTCTTCATCCTATCCTTTGGTGAGAACACAAGACTATTTTATGTTTGCAACCCGACTACCCGTCAGCTTGCTCCCCTACCGCCGCTTCATGAACACCAGCTACCAAATAGAAGGATTCAGATAGCCGCACTCTATAAACATCAACCATGTGGAGAATACCGAGTGCTCTACTCTATCTGGACAAAGAATGAGGATGAGCCCACTTCCAATGTTGATCTCTATGTACTCGTAGTGGGATCTAACGATCCAAGGAAAATTGGACAACTACCCGTGTCTCTAGAGTTACTGAAGGGACTGAGATGTTGTTGGAATGCACCAGTACTACATCATGGTAATCTGCATTGGGATTTGATGGGCCGATACTTTGGCGATGCCAAAAAAAACATATTGGTGTTCGATATCGTGTTCGAGACATTCCGTTGGATTCACCCTCCTGCTGATAAATACCTTTGGAAGTCATTGTTGGAGATGAACAATGTGCTTGCTATGTGGTGCAGTCGCAATTGGATCAATATAGATATTTATATTATGCAAGACTACACATGCGAGGTTTGGACCCTCACGCATCAGATTAATATTTTTGAATTGGGCGGGTCACCGTCACTTCATTATACAAAGAGTAGGGTGCTGAAAATTGTGATGCTCAATGAGCGCGAGTTATTGATCCAGCTATCAAATAGGATTATTTTGCATTGTGACATTGATGGAAAGTTTCTAGGAAAGATTGAATGTGATGGAGTTGAAGACAACTGCATGGACATTACACCCTATCACTTTCGGGAGAACATTGTTCCATTTCCATTCTTTGATATGCAGGATGATTCTGGCAACAATGTGATGCTAGGAGGAGATAATGATGTGCACATTATGGCCATAGAATATATTCAAAGTTTTATTGAATCTTGA